The Nitrospirales bacterium genome includes a window with the following:
- the map gene encoding type I methionyl aminopeptidase, whose protein sequence is MIASASAVVAKSQRTLLQELKPGITTIELDRIAEDCIRGYGATPAFKGYRGYPKTLCVAVNDQVVHGIPGNRELHDGDIVGLDLGAIVEGFYGDGAITIAVGNIPEEIEKLLTVTNESLKRGIEKAVVGNRLSDISHAVQSYVEAHGFSVVRDFVGHGIGRQLHEEPQVPNYGRPGQGPRLKSGMVLAIEPMVNMGKAAVRVLDDGWTAVTADGSLSAHFEHTIAIQPDGPAKVLTTIE, encoded by the coding sequence TTGATTGCTTCAGCGTCGGCCGTGGTCGCAAAATCACAGCGTACGCTTCTTCAGGAACTGAAACCTGGGATAACGACCATTGAGCTGGATCGAATAGCGGAGGATTGTATACGAGGGTATGGAGCCACGCCGGCTTTTAAAGGATACCGAGGTTACCCTAAAACACTCTGTGTCGCAGTGAACGATCAGGTTGTCCATGGCATACCAGGAAATAGAGAACTGCATGATGGTGATATAGTAGGTCTTGATCTCGGGGCGATCGTTGAAGGTTTTTATGGTGATGGTGCTATTACTATCGCAGTGGGGAACATCCCTGAGGAAATAGAGAAACTCTTAACCGTGACCAATGAGTCTTTGAAGCGAGGAATTGAAAAAGCTGTTGTGGGCAATCGTCTATCTGATATTTCCCACGCAGTGCAGTCTTACGTGGAAGCGCATGGCTTTTCAGTCGTGCGTGACTTTGTCGGGCATGGTATTGGCCGCCAGTTACATGAGGAGCCACAGGTCCCGAACTATGGACGACCTGGTCAAGGGCCACGACTAAAATCGGGGATGGTGTTAGCTATCGAACCGATGGTGAATATGGGTAAAGCGGCTGTTCGCGTCCTAGATGATGGATGGACTGCCGTGACGGCAGACGGGTCGCTTTCAGCGCACTTTGAGCATACGATTGCCATTCAGCCAGATGGTCCAGCCAAAGTTTTGACGACAATAGAGTGA
- the secY gene encoding preprotein translocase subunit SecY translates to MLERLITSLQNIFKIPELRSRVLFTLAMLAVYRMGAHIPTPGINNEELFNFLQDRGGALMGFLDIFSGGALSRLTIFALGIMPYISASIILQLLTVVVPHLSKLAKEGERGRKAIIQYTRYGTIGIALIQGFGISLGLEGMNQGAFVLEPGWSFRFMTVITLTAGTAFLMWLGEQITERGVGNGISLIIFAGIVARLPSAVVQTFDLYQIGQISLPLLLLLVVVMLGVVAAIVFLESGRRKIAVQYAKRVVGRKIYGGQSTHIPLKINTAGVIPPIFASSIIAFPATIAGFIQVPWVQSIGAQLAPGSLLYTLLYVGLILFFCFFYTAVVLNPVDMADNMKKHGGFIPGIRPGQRTADYIYKVLTRITFAGAIYLAIVCVIPELLIYKLNMPFYFGGTSLLIVIGVGLDTAQQIESHMLMRNYDGFLSKGPLRGRNT, encoded by the coding sequence GTGCTTGAACGGCTCATCACGAGCCTCCAAAACATTTTTAAAATTCCAGAGCTGCGAAGCCGAGTTCTGTTTACGCTAGCTATGCTGGCAGTTTACAGAATGGGGGCTCATATTCCCACCCCTGGAATTAATAATGAGGAGCTGTTTAATTTCTTGCAAGATAGAGGGGGAGCCCTTATGGGCTTTCTCGATATCTTTTCAGGAGGAGCCCTATCGAGGTTAACTATCTTTGCGCTGGGCATTATGCCCTATATCAGCGCATCGATTATCTTACAGCTTCTGACAGTTGTTGTTCCGCATCTCTCCAAACTTGCAAAGGAAGGTGAACGAGGACGAAAAGCGATCATTCAATATACGAGATATGGCACGATTGGCATTGCCCTGATTCAAGGATTCGGCATTTCGCTTGGTCTTGAAGGGATGAATCAAGGGGCCTTCGTTTTGGAGCCTGGGTGGTCGTTCCGTTTTATGACCGTCATTACCCTAACCGCTGGCACGGCTTTTTTGATGTGGCTAGGGGAACAAATTACAGAGAGAGGTGTAGGAAACGGCATTTCTCTCATTATTTTCGCAGGCATTGTTGCACGTCTTCCGAGTGCTGTCGTGCAAACTTTTGATTTATATCAGATCGGTCAGATAAGTCTACCGCTGTTACTCTTGCTTGTAGTCGTGATGCTTGGGGTTGTGGCGGCCATCGTATTTTTGGAAAGTGGGAGAAGAAAGATTGCGGTTCAATACGCAAAACGTGTGGTAGGACGAAAGATCTACGGCGGGCAGAGTACGCATATCCCGTTAAAAATTAACACAGCAGGCGTGATTCCTCCTATTTTTGCATCATCAATTATTGCATTCCCTGCTACGATTGCAGGGTTTATTCAAGTGCCATGGGTGCAATCCATCGGTGCTCAGTTGGCGCCAGGTTCACTGCTCTACACATTGTTGTACGTGGGGTTAATTTTATTCTTTTGTTTCTTTTATACGGCTGTCGTTCTCAACCCTGTAGATATGGCCGATAACATGAAAAAACATGGTGGCTTTATTCCAGGTATTCGACCAGGCCAACGCACAGCGGATTACATTTACAAGGTTCTAACGAGGATCACGTTTGCCGGGGCCATCTACCTGGCCATTGTCTGTGTCATTCCAGAACTCTTGATCTATAAATTGAATATGCCGTTTTATTTTGGTGGGACATCACTCTTAATCGTCATCGGTGTGGGGTTGGATACTGCTCAACAGATAGAGTCGCACATGTTAATGAGAAATTATGATGGCTTTTTATCAAAAGGGCCATTGAGAGGAAGAAATACCTGA
- the infA gene encoding translation initiation factor IF-1: MAKEDVIEVQGAVQETLPNAMFRVKLDNGHVILAHISGKMRMHFIRILPGDKVTVELSPYDLTRGRITYRFK; this comes from the coding sequence GTGGCGAAAGAAGATGTCATAGAGGTTCAAGGGGCAGTTCAGGAGACCTTACCCAATGCCATGTTTCGTGTTAAATTGGACAATGGCCATGTCATACTTGCCCATATTTCAGGGAAAATGCGAATGCATTTTATTCGTATTTTGCCAGGAGATAAAGTAACGGTTGAGCTCTCGCCCTATGATCTTACGAGGGGCCGTATTACCTATCGATTTAAATAA
- a CDS encoding adenylate kinase — MRVIFLGPPGVGKGTQADSIATRFGLAKVSTGDLLREGVANGTQLGLQAKQYMDRGALVPDEVVINLIEEKIGAPESAKGFLLDGFPRTVAQANKLTEILDAKTQSIDKVVYFVLQREEIVRRLSGRRSCPNCQAVFHVESIPPQTPDICDFCSSGLVQRNDDKPETIQSRLSVYDEQTAPLIEYYRNKKKLYELDGSGTVLEVQERLLAALSDS, encoded by the coding sequence ATGCGTGTCATTTTTCTCGGTCCGCCTGGAGTTGGAAAGGGCACACAAGCAGATTCAATCGCCACTCGATTTGGGCTCGCTAAAGTTTCGACCGGAGATCTCTTGCGTGAGGGAGTCGCGAACGGAACGCAATTAGGACTGCAAGCTAAGCAGTACATGGATCGGGGGGCCTTAGTGCCCGATGAAGTCGTGATTAATCTCATCGAGGAAAAGATTGGGGCGCCTGAAAGCGCGAAGGGATTCTTATTGGATGGGTTTCCTCGGACCGTTGCCCAAGCGAATAAGCTGACAGAAATTCTCGACGCCAAGACCCAATCCATCGATAAAGTCGTGTACTTTGTTCTCCAGAGAGAAGAAATCGTTCGTCGATTGAGTGGACGTCGAAGTTGTCCCAATTGTCAGGCAGTCTTTCATGTGGAGTCCATTCCTCCGCAAACCCCTGACATTTGTGACTTTTGTTCTTCGGGTTTGGTTCAACGAAATGATGATAAACCAGAAACGATTCAATCGAGGCTTTCGGTATATGATGAGCAAACGGCCCCACTGATCGAATATTATCGAAACAAAAAGAAACTCTATGAGTTAGACGGTTCAGGAACAGTGCTCGAGGTGCAGGAACGGTTATTGGCGGCATTATCTGATTCCTGA
- the rpsM gene encoding 30S ribosomal protein S13, with product MARIAGVDLPVGKRIDIGLRYIYGIGPVRARDILRKTGVSGETRVKDLQEEDIVKLREVIDQDYNVEGDLRKEITMSIKRLMDAGAYRGLRHRRGLPVRGQRSKTNARTRKGKRAAIGGKGRK from the coding sequence ATGGCAAGAATCGCAGGAGTAGATCTTCCGGTTGGGAAACGAATTGATATAGGGTTGCGCTATATCTATGGCATTGGTCCTGTCCGTGCACGAGATATATTAAGGAAAACTGGAGTTTCAGGCGAGACTCGTGTGAAAGATCTGCAAGAAGAGGATATTGTCAAACTTCGTGAAGTGATCGATCAAGACTATAACGTCGAGGGGGACCTTCGAAAAGAGATCACCATGAGTATCAAGCGACTCATGGATGCAGGGGCATACCGAGGGTTACGGCACAGGAGGGGACTTCCTGTGCGAGGGCAACGAAGTAAGACCAACGCGAGGACCCGTAAGGGAAAGCGTGCAGCCATTGGAGGGAAGGGTCGTAAATAG
- the rplO gene encoding 50S ribosomal protein L15: MKLHELAPKPGAKKKRKRLGRGPGSGLGKTSGKGHKGLLARSGLKNQSGFEGGQTPLARRLPKRGFTNIFRVPYMIVNLKSLAGFEKGSTVSPESMRKAGLLKGRVSLIKVLGNGEVEHPLIVEAHKFSESARQKIENAGGQVKVIGRA, from the coding sequence ATGAAGCTTCACGAACTGGCACCAAAACCGGGAGCCAAAAAGAAACGAAAGCGATTAGGTCGAGGTCCAGGTTCAGGCCTAGGCAAAACTTCAGGAAAAGGTCATAAGGGATTGCTCGCAAGGTCAGGGTTGAAAAACCAATCGGGATTTGAAGGTGGACAGACTCCTCTCGCTCGTCGTCTTCCCAAGCGTGGATTCACGAATATCTTTCGAGTTCCCTACATGATTGTGAACCTCAAGAGTCTGGCGGGTTTTGAAAAGGGGTCGACAGTATCCCCTGAGTCGATGCGGAAAGCGGGTTTACTCAAAGGTCGAGTATCTTTGATTAAAGTACTCGGTAACGGTGAGGTAGAGCATCCGTTGATCGTTGAGGCCCATAAATTTAGTGAATCGGCTAGACAAAAAATCGAGAATGCCGGTGGGCAAGTAAAGGTGATCGGCCGTGCTTGA
- the rpsK gene encoding 30S ribosomal protein S11 — translation MSVKKGRKKEKKVVQAGIVHIQASFNNTIVTITDMTGGAVSWASSGSQGFKGSRKSTPFAATRAGEAAARKAMEHGMRQVDVYVNGPGSGRESAVRALQSAGLRVTLIRDVTPIPHNGCRPPKRRRV, via the coding sequence ATGAGCGTCAAAAAGGGAAGAAAAAAAGAGAAGAAAGTCGTCCAGGCAGGGATCGTTCATATTCAGGCATCATTTAATAATACAATCGTGACGATTACTGACATGACTGGTGGAGCTGTCTCTTGGGCGAGTTCAGGGAGTCAAGGATTTAAGGGGTCAAGGAAAAGCACGCCCTTTGCGGCGACGCGGGCAGGAGAAGCCGCAGCAAGAAAAGCTATGGAACATGGTATGAGGCAAGTCGATGTCTATGTGAATGGCCCAGGTTCTGGGCGTGAGTCGGCTGTTCGCGCCTTGCAATCAGCTGGGTTACGAGTCACCTTAATACGTGATGTGACGCCTATTCCTCACAATGGTTGCCGGCCTCCCAAGCGCAGACGAGTTTGA
- the rpmJ gene encoding 50S ribosomal protein L36 → MKVKSSVKPICVKCQVIRRKGIVRVLCSNPRHKQRQG, encoded by the coding sequence GTGAAAGTTAAGTCATCAGTGAAACCCATCTGTGTTAAATGTCAGGTTATTCGACGAAAGGGCATAGTCCGTGTTCTGTGTTCGAATCCTCGTCATAAGCAGCGTCAGGGATGA